The following DNA comes from Mucilaginibacter jinjuensis.
AATAATACCAAAGCCGGTAATATCAATCAGCAGCGTAACAAATATAAAACCGAGAGCCGCCTGGCGTTTAGGTTGTTCTGACATGGGGGATTAGTTATTAAGTTATTGGTTATTAAGTTGGCCTTCTAAAATAACAAGGAAAAATAACTTAATAACCAATAACTATCAACCAATTAAAAGTTAGGTTTAAGCACATATTTTTGGTAGAACTTGAAGATGTGGTCAACCGCTTCTTCAGGGGTATCAACCACACGGTACAGGTTCAAATCGTCCGGGTTAATGTTGTGTTCGTCGTTCAGCATTTTCGATTCAACCCATTCAAACAAGCCTTTCCAGTAATCTACGCCCACAAACACAATCGGGAAACGGGCAATTTTACCGGTCTGAATTAAGGTTATCGCCTCGAAAGATTCATCCATTGTACCGAAACCACCCGGCAGGATAATAAAGCCCTGCGAGTATTTCATAAACATTACCTTACGTACAAAGAAGTAATCGAACTCCAGCAATTTATCGCGGTCGATGTAACGGTTATGGAACTGCTCAAACGGTAATTCAATATTTAAACCTACTGATTTACCGCCGGCTTCGTAAGCACCTTTGTTGGCAGCTTCCATAATACCGGGGCCACCGCCAGAAATTACACCATAACCATGCTCGGTAAGCAGGCGGGCGGTATCTTCCGACATCTTGTAGTATTTATTATCATTCTTGGTACGTGCCGATCCGAAGATGGATACGCATGGGCCAATCTTAGCCAGTTTCTCAAATCCGTCCACAAACTCAGCCATGATCTTGAAGATCTGCCATGAGTCTGTTACCTTAATTTCATGCCAATCGTTGTTGGTAAAGGCTTTTCTAATTTTTTCGTCGCCTGTCATAATCTATTCTGTATTCTGTTTAAATCGTGTTTATTAAAGT
Coding sequences within:
- a CDS encoding TIGR00730 family Rossman fold protein, which translates into the protein MTGDEKIRKAFTNNDWHEIKVTDSWQIFKIMAEFVDGFEKLAKIGPCVSIFGSARTKNDNKYYKMSEDTARLLTEHGYGVISGGGPGIMEAANKGAYEAGGKSVGLNIELPFEQFHNRYIDRDKLLEFDYFFVRKVMFMKYSQGFIILPGGFGTMDESFEAITLIQTGKIARFPIVFVGVDYWKGLFEWVESKMLNDEHNINPDDLNLYRVVDTPEEAVDHIFKFYQKYVLKPNF